The Catellatospora citrea DNA segment AGCCGCTACTCAATACCGTCGGGCTGGCCGGATTCGAACCGACGACCCCCTGACCCCCAGTCAGGTGCGCTACCAAGCTGCGCTACAGCCCGTTGCCGTGTTGATCTCTCACCGCGGCAGCCCGTACAGCGTAGCGCACTCGTCGCAGAGGTGCGCGCAGGGCCCCCATGTCCGATTTCAGCCGCTTCCGAGAGGTGATTTAGGGTGATCTGTCTAGTCCATCCTAGGAACCTGGCTCACCGACCGTTGGTCCTGGGCCGACCGCGCACGCGATCGGATCGGAGCGCACTGTCGCGGAGTACAACGCTCGGATTGCTTCAAGTTTCGTGATCTGCGCTCTTCGACGCGTTCGGCGTCTGTTCGGGGAGCGGCCGTGCTCCCATTTCTGCTCCCCGCACCCCCGCGGGCCCCAGCGTCGGCCGGACGCGGCCACTCGGATGGGTAACAACGAAGTGTGGCCGGAACCCGCGGACCACCGGTTGAAGACGCTCCTCGTCGGGGTCGCTGCTCCGGTGCTCGTGTCGGCGGCGTTCATCCACGCGACGGTGATCGTCAGGTGCGCCGACTGGCGGGTGCCACGCGGTGGACCAGGCGACATGAAGGCGCAGGATTGCCCTAAGCTGCGCTCAGCACAGCCCAGCAGAGGGAGACGCGACGACTGTGTCCACAAAGATGCCTTCCGTCGACACGCCGTTCCGAAGCCATGCGACGGACCGCTGGGCCGGCCGGCACGCGGTCGTGGCAGGTGACGTCGCGCTGAGCTACGCGGAGCTCCAGGATCGGGTCGGCGCGCTGGCCGCGGTGCTGCGCCGGCACGGGGTCGGCCCCGAGGTGCCGGTCGCCTGCGCGCTGGGCCGCACGGCATCGGTACCGGTCGCGATGCTTGCCGTCTGGCAGGCCGGCGGCTGCTACGTGCCGTTGGACCCGCACGCCCCGGCCGCGCGGACGCGACACATCCTGACCGACTGCCGACCCGCGGTGCTGGTGACCGATACCGAGGCGCAGGTCGACCCGGACGGCAGCGTGGCGGTGGTCGTCATGCTCGACCGCACCGGCAGGGTGGCCGGCCAGTCGGCGCCGGCGCCGGCCGACGTCGCACCGCCTCGTGCGCTCGACCTCGCCTACATGATCTACACGTCGGGCTCGACGGGTGTTCCCAAGGGAGTTCTCGTCGAGCACGCCAGCCTGGCCGCGCTTGCCGAACAGCATGAACGGGTTCTGTACCGGGAGCTGGAGCCACCGGTGCGCAGGGTGGCGGTGAACAACCCGTTCGCGACCGACTCGTCCATGTCGGAGCTCGTGCACCTGGCCTTCGGCCGCACCCTGTACGTCGTGGACACCCCGACGCGGCAGAACCCCGATCTGCTGGCGGGCTTCATCACCCGGCACGGCATCGAGGTGCTGGACGCGACACCGACACAGGTCCGGATGCTGATCATGGCGGGTCATGTCGACGTGCTCCGGACGCTGCGGGTCCTCATCGTCGGCGGCGAGGCCGTCGACCAGGGTCTGTGGACCACGTTGCGCGGACTGCACGGGGTGAGGGTCCACAACCTCTACGGCCCGACGGAGTGCACCGTGGACGTGACGCACGCCGACGTGCACGCCCGGCAGGCGCCCACCATCGGGCGACCGCTGCCCGGCTGCGGCATACACCTGCTCGATGAAGCCATGGAGCAGGTGCCCGAGGGCGCGGTCGGCGAGATCTGTGTGTCCGGACCGCAGGTCGCCCGTGGATACCTGAACGTGCCCGACAGCGTCGCCGCGAGGTTCACCACCTTCACGCCGCCGGGCCGGGGCGAGCCGGTGCGGATCTACCGCACCGGCGACCGGGCCCGCTGGGCTGCCGACGGCAACCTCGAGTATCTGGGCCGGGTCGACGACCAGGTCAAGGTCAGCGGTTTCCGGGTCGAGCTCGGCGAGGTGGAGGCCGCGCTCCGGCGCTGCCCCGGTGTGCGCGATGCGACCGTGGCCCTGGACCACACCGACCTCGGCGGCGTACTGCGTGCGTTCGTGGTCCTGTCGTCGGGCAGCACACCAGCCGATGTGGAGAACGCCCTCGGTGAGCACCTGCCGGCTGCCCTGGTGCCGGTCGTGACCGCCGTGCCGCGGATACCCCTTGGCCCGAGTGGAAAGGCCGACCGTCAGGCGCTGCTCGCGGGGGAGCTGGAGGTCCCGGCGACGGACCTGCCGGACCTGCCCGATCCTGAGCTGGTCCGGGCGGTGTGGTGCGAGCTGCTGCAGGTGGCGCAGGTGGCCGACGGGGACGACTTCTTCGCGCTCGGTGGCGACTCGATCAGGGCGACGCTGATGACGTTGCGGGTCCGGCAACGACTGGCTCGTGACGTCCCGGCCGCGACGGTGTTCAAGCACCCGACGTTCGGCGGCTATTGCGCCCAGGTGTTGGCCGCCCGGTGAGCCCGGGTGCGCTCAGACCGCGGGCACGCCGAAGAACGTCCGGCGTTCTTGGAAGCGTCCGTCGCCGGCGAGGGTGAAGAAGTCCGCGAAGGCCAGCGAGACGCAGGTGTGGTCTTTGAGCACGCCGTCGAAGGTGCCGTTCACGGCGATCCGGGATCCGTCGGCGACGATCTGGTGCAGCTGATGGCGGCCGTGGGCGATGACCCGGCCGGAGGCGTAGAAGCGCAGTAGACCGTCGTGGCCGACGATGGGCGGGAAGCCTGGCCGGTGGTAGACCGCGTCCTTGCTGAACAGGTCGACGAGCGCGTTGATGTCGCCTGCATCGACGTAGCGGTAGTAGTCGGTGACGGCGGGCCAGGTCTCTGTGGTGTGGTTCATGATGGGTCTCCTCGCATTCGATCAGGAAAGGGTGCAGCCGAGAGATCCCAGGTCGTCGCGCTGTGCTGCCACGATCTGAAGGAACTGGTCCTGGCTGACGGCGTCTGCCTGGGCGGTGAACACGTATCGCAGCCCGCCGTGGTCGGGCCATACTTCGACGAGCAGTTCGGTCGGGATGCCGAGGTGCGCCACGGCGAGTGCCGTCGTCGTCGTCCCGGCCAGGTCGAGGTGCGCCGGAACGGTGTCCTGGTAGGTGAACAGCGTCTGGTACAGCGGTGGCCTGCTCGACCGTGGCGGTTTGAGGATCTGTACCACTTCGGCGAACGGCACGTCGGCTTGCATCGCGTGCATGATGGTGTCGGCCAGTTCTGCCGCATACTCGGCGTCCCAGGTGGTGGGTCGTATGCGCAGGCAGATCATGTTGATGAGGCACCCGATCGCTCGATCGACGAGGTCGCCGGTGCGCTGCGCCACCGGTACGCCGACGCCGAAGTCGGTGGCCCCGGTCGCGGCGCCGAGTGCTCGGCCGTAGCTGGCGACAAGCGCGGTGAACAGTGTGGTGTCGTACTTTGCGGCCGTGTGGCGCAGCTGTGCGACGTCGGCCTCGTCGAGGCGGAATTCGTGGTGATGCAGGCCGGGTGTGCTCCCGCGGGCAAGTGGCAGCGCGGGGATCGCCCTGAGCTGGTTCGCCCAGTACTGCCGGTGCCGGGTCGCCGCCTTGCCGGACGGCCGGCCGGTGGACAGTTCGGGCAGGCTCGGCGGGGGCGTGTCGAAGCGGGGTGCCGCACCGGTCCGGCGCGCGCTGTACGCCTGCGACAGCTCCCGCGCGAAGACCGACTCCGACCAGCCGTCGAAGGCGATGTGCGCGACTGCCACGCCGACCAGTGCCCGCATGTCGTCCAGCCGCATGTGCCGTGCGTGCAGCACCACGCCGCATTCCAGGTCGAAGGGCCGGGACAGTGCGGTACGCAGCGCCGTCACCGCCGCGTCGAGGTCCGGTGGGCCCGTCATGACCAGTTGTTGCAGCCGTGGTGCCGGGCAGGTTGCGGGTCCGGTGTGGGCACCGGGCTCGGGGTCGAGCCGGTATGCGGCTCGCAGCGAACCGTGTCGTGACACGACGTCGTCGATCGCCTGGTCCAGTGCGGCCACGTCCAGCGGGCCGTTCACCTGCCAGGCCAGCAGGCAGTGCCCCGACAGGTTCGTGGGATCGGCCAGGTGTTCCATGAGGAAGCCCTGCTGCATTCCGGTCAGCGGCACGAACCGGCCGGTGCCGGCCGCAGCGTCGAGGTCGGTGGACGGGGCGTGCTCGTCCAGCCATCGCGCCAGCTCGCGGGCGCTGCCCGCGCCGAGTACCTGTACGGCCGGCACTGCCCAGCCCCGCTGTTGCAGCAGCGCGCTGGCACGGATGGCGCTGACCGAACTGCCGCCCAGCGCGCGCAGGGAGCTGTCCACGTCGACGGCGTCGGGCTCGATGTCCAGGGCGGCGGCGAACACCTCGACGACGGTTGCGAGTGTGCCTTCGGGCATGTCGCCGGCGCGTGCACGGTGTTGGCTGGGCTGTATCGCGTCGGCGCACTGCTCCTGCAGCGCGCGCAGGTCGGTCTTGCCGTTGGCGGTCAGCGGCATCGTGGCCCGGTGGACGAACGCGTCGGGCAGCTCGTAGTCGGCCAGTTGCCGGGCTGCCGCGGCGCGGATCTGCGCTGTGGCGGGACGCCCGTCGCCGGTGGTGTAGAAGGCGACCAGTCCCAGGCAGTTGCCGGCCCGGTCCCGCCGTGGCACGACCGCGACCTGCGCCACGGCTGCCACCTGGGCGAGCACATGCTCGACGGCGACCGGCTCCACCCGGCGCCCGCGTA contains these protein-coding regions:
- a CDS encoding non-ribosomal peptide synthetase gives rise to the protein MPSVDTPFRSHATDRWAGRHAVVAGDVALSYAELQDRVGALAAVLRRHGVGPEVPVACALGRTASVPVAMLAVWQAGGCYVPLDPHAPAARTRHILTDCRPAVLVTDTEAQVDPDGSVAVVVMLDRTGRVAGQSAPAPADVAPPRALDLAYMIYTSGSTGVPKGVLVEHASLAALAEQHERVLYRELEPPVRRVAVNNPFATDSSMSELVHLAFGRTLYVVDTPTRQNPDLLAGFITRHGIEVLDATPTQVRMLIMAGHVDVLRTLRVLIVGGEAVDQGLWTTLRGLHGVRVHNLYGPTECTVDVTHADVHARQAPTIGRPLPGCGIHLLDEAMEQVPEGAVGEICVSGPQVARGYLNVPDSVAARFTTFTPPGRGEPVRIYRTGDRARWAADGNLEYLGRVDDQVKVSGFRVELGEVEAALRRCPGVRDATVALDHTDLGGVLRAFVVLSSGSTPADVENALGEHLPAALVPVVTAVPRIPLGPSGKADRQALLAGELEVPATDLPDLPDPELVRAVWCELLQVAQVADGDDFFALGGDSIRATLMTLRVRQRLARDVPAATVFKHPTFGGYCAQVLAAR
- a CDS encoding nuclear transport factor 2 family protein; the protein is MNHTTETWPAVTDYYRYVDAGDINALVDLFSKDAVYHRPGFPPIVGHDGLLRFYASGRVIAHGRHQLHQIVADGSRIAVNGTFDGVLKDHTCVSLAFADFFTLAGDGRFQERRTFFGVPAV
- a CDS encoding non-ribosomal peptide synthetase, which gives rise to MTPLPSTSWDQRLDQIVRGWAHRRPDATAVVSTELTVTYRQLDDLADRYAADLIERSVRPGDVVPLAVPQSVTLIALMLAVAKVGAAYAVVDPDWPDDRLRGVLRNMRSPIVVAGAEVRLPDDRPRWTPPDAAQRIGTPPPRELPEPPTGPADPCCVLFTSGTTAEAKCMVTPHRAVARLFVPEATVTFGPGSVVPQLAPLQWDGSVLEIWSALLTGATLVLVADPLLTPADLRRMIQRDGVTTMWLTSSLFNTLVDVDLAAFTGLRQVMTGGERLSVPHVRGFLTAHPDIVLINGYGPAENTVFTTTHRIRPQDCAVAGGIPTGRAVPHTEVFVLDDARPVPPGQPGEVCVAGAGLADGYLGDPVATARSFVEVDIDGRRQRVYRTGDRGLIDDTGVLHYLGRMDRQLKVRGRRVEPVAVEHVLAQVAAVAQVAVVPRRDRAGNCLGLVAFYTTGDGRPATAQIRAAAARQLADYELPDAFVHRATMPLTANGKTDLRALQEQCADAIQPSQHRARAGDMPEGTLATVVEVFAAALDIEPDAVDVDSSLRALGGSSVSAIRASALLQQRGWAVPAVQVLGAGSARELARWLDEHAPSTDLDAAAGTGRFVPLTGMQQGFLMEHLADPTNLSGHCLLAWQVNGPLDVAALDQAIDDVVSRHGSLRAAYRLDPEPGAHTGPATCPAPRLQQLVMTGPPDLDAAVTALRTALSRPFDLECGVVLHARHMRLDDMRALVGVAVAHIAFDGWSESVFARELSQAYSARRTGAAPRFDTPPPSLPELSTGRPSGKAATRHRQYWANQLRAIPALPLARGSTPGLHHHEFRLDEADVAQLRHTAAKYDTTLFTALVASYGRALGAATGATDFGVGVPVAQRTGDLVDRAIGCLINMICLRIRPTTWDAEYAAELADTIMHAMQADVPFAEVVQILKPPRSSRPPLYQTLFTYQDTVPAHLDLAGTTTTALAVAHLGIPTELLVEVWPDHGGLRYVFTAQADAVSQDQFLQIVAAQRDDLGSLGCTLS